In a genomic window of Sporosarcina trichiuri:
- a CDS encoding AzlD domain-containing protein, whose amino-acid sequence MGATYWWMLFGMALVTYLPRMIPLTFLDGRKLPPFVTGVLGNIPYAVLGALIFPAIFYVQEGNILFGVIGAVSAFGIALLGFGLMPVVLGTIGILAVYSLFL is encoded by the coding sequence ATGGGCGCAACATACTGGTGGATGCTGTTCGGCATGGCACTCGTCACCTACTTGCCGCGCATGATCCCGCTGACATTCCTGGATGGCAGAAAACTGCCTCCGTTCGTCACCGGCGTGCTCGGCAACATCCCGTATGCGGTGCTCGGCGCCCTCATCTTTCCGGCCATCTTCTACGTCCAGGAAGGCAACATCCTGTTCGGAGTGATCGGCGCCGTGTCGGCATTCGGCATCGCTCTTCTCGGCTTCGGCCTCATGCCTGTCGTTCTCGGCACGATCGGTATTCTCGCCGTGTACAGCCTGTTCTTATGA
- a CDS encoding CsbA family protein, protein MESLATKFVLALLLPGLLVVFFTRVTFHHVVGLLLTIALIAASVYAGYTHNWILYAADALSLTAGFWFASRMVANSHRRTEDGQDE, encoded by the coding sequence ATGGAAAGTCTGGCTACCAAGTTCGTGCTGGCACTGCTGCTGCCGGGACTGCTCGTCGTGTTCTTCACGCGGGTGACATTCCATCACGTCGTCGGCCTCCTGCTGACGATCGCCCTGATCGCCGCTTCCGTCTATGCGGGCTACACCCACAACTGGATCCTGTATGCAGCGGATGCACTGTCGCTCACTGCGGGATTCTGGTTTGCGTCCCGCATGGTTGCAAATTCGCACAGGCGGACGGAAGACGGACAGGACGAATGA